From Staphylococcus sp. M0911, a single genomic window includes:
- a CDS encoding branched-chain amino acid aminotransferase, protein MTEQVKFEKRDTLKEKPDNSNLGFGQYFTDYMLSYDYDADKGWHDLKIVPYAPFEISPAAQGLHYGQAVFEGLKAYKYNDEVVLFRPDENFKRINNSLARLEMPEVDEEVLLEGLKQLVDVERDWIPEGEGQSLYIRPFVFATEGILGVRASHSYKLFIILSPSGAYYGGDTLKSTKIYVEDEYVRAVRGGVGFAKVAGNYAASLLAQTNANKLGYDQVLWLDGVGQKYVEEVGSMNIFFVENGKIVTPALNGSILPGITRKSIIELAQDLGYEVEERRVSIDELFEAYDKGELTEVFGTGTAAVISPVGTLRYEDREIVINNNEPGEITTKLYNEYTGIQNGSLEDRHGWRFVVPRY, encoded by the coding sequence ATGACAGAACAAGTTAAATTTGAGAAACGAGATACGCTAAAAGAAAAACCAGATAATTCGAATTTAGGGTTTGGTCAATACTTTACAGATTATATGTTGAGTTATGATTATGATGCTGATAAGGGTTGGCATGATTTAAAAATAGTGCCTTATGCACCATTTGAAATTTCACCAGCCGCTCAAGGTTTACATTATGGTCAAGCTGTATTTGAAGGTTTGAAAGCATATAAATATAATGATGAAGTTGTTTTATTCCGCCCAGATGAAAACTTTAAACGAATTAATAATTCTTTAGCACGTTTGGAAATGCCAGAAGTAGATGAAGAAGTGTTGTTAGAAGGTTTGAAACAATTAGTAGATGTTGAACGTGATTGGATTCCAGAAGGCGAAGGTCAATCATTATATATTCGTCCATTTGTATTTGCGACTGAAGGCATTCTTGGCGTAAGAGCATCTCATTCATATAAATTATTCATTATCTTATCGCCATCAGGTGCTTATTATGGTGGTGACACACTAAAATCAACTAAAATTTATGTTGAAGATGAGTATGTACGTGCAGTACGTGGTGGTGTAGGGTTTGCTAAAGTAGCAGGTAACTATGCTGCAAGCTTATTAGCGCAAACGAATGCTAACAAATTAGGTTACGACCAAGTACTTTGGTTAGATGGTGTTGGACAAAAGTACGTTGAAGAAGTAGGCAGTATGAATATCTTCTTTGTTGAAAACGGAAAAATCGTTACACCTGCATTAAATGGTAGTATTTTACCTGGTATAACACGTAAATCTATTATCGAATTAGCACAAGATTTAGGTTATGAAGTTGAAGAACGTCGAGTTTCTATTGACGAATTATTTGAAGCGTACGACAAAGGTGAGTTAACCGAAGTATTTGGTACTGGTACAGCAGCAGTTATTTCACCGGTAGGAACTTTGCGTTATGAAGATAGAGAAATTGTCATTAATAACAATGAACCAGGTGAAATTACGACAAAACTTTATAATGAATATACAGGTATTCAAAATGGTTCACTAGAAGATCGTCACGGTTGGCGTTTTGTAGTGCCTAGATATTAA
- a CDS encoding deoxynucleoside kinase, whose amino-acid sequence MNSFNIPQDAIITIAGTVGVGKSTLTQALADKLNFKTSFENVDHNPYLDKFYQDFERWSFHLQIYFLAERFKEQKRMFEYGGGFVQDRSIYEDVDIFAKMHEEEGTMSQDDFNTYSELFNAMVMTPYFPKPDVLIYLECDYDEVIERIKQRGRDIEIDTNPEYWQKLFERYDHWINNFNACPVVRVNINEYDIHNDPDTLNPIIDKIAHVIDTYRQVDPR is encoded by the coding sequence ATGAATTCATTTAACATACCACAAGATGCCATTATCACAATTGCAGGTACAGTAGGTGTCGGTAAGTCTACCCTTACTCAAGCTTTAGCAGATAAGTTAAATTTTAAAACCTCATTTGAAAATGTAGATCATAATCCATATTTGGATAAATTCTATCAAGATTTTGAGCGTTGGAGCTTTCATTTACAAATCTACTTTTTAGCAGAACGTTTTAAAGAACAGAAGCGTATGTTTGAGTATGGTGGTGGATTTGTACAAGACCGTTCTATATATGAAGACGTAGATATCTTTGCCAAAATGCATGAAGAAGAAGGAACTATGAGTCAAGACGATTTCAATACTTATTCAGAACTATTCAATGCCATGGTCATGACACCTTATTTTCCAAAGCCAGATGTACTTATTTATTTGGAATGTGATTATGACGAAGTCATTGAACGCATCAAGCAGCGTGGTCGTGACATTGAAATTGATACCAATCCTGAATATTGGCAAAAATTATTCGAACGTTACGATCATTGGATTAATAACTTTAATGCTTGTCCAGTTGTTCGCGTGAATATAAATGAATATGATATTCATAACGACCCTGACACACTTAATCCTATTATCGATAAAATTGCACATGTTATCGATACGTATCGTCAAGTTGACCCAAGATAA
- the tadA gene encoding tRNA adenosine(34) deaminase TadA translates to METDEYYMKLAIQEAKKAELLGEVPIGAIIVKNGHVIARAHNLRETMQQPTAHAEHLAIERAAKVIGSWRLEDCTLYVTLEPCVMCAGTIVMSRIPYIKYGAADPKGGCSGSLMNLLTQPDFNHRAQVESGLLEEQCGDLLRNFFRKLRKKKKSDKRAILNHESDLLE, encoded by the coding sequence ATGGAAACTGATGAATATTATATGAAACTTGCAATCCAAGAAGCTAAAAAAGCCGAACTACTAGGTGAAGTTCCTATTGGTGCAATTATAGTTAAGAACGGTCATGTAATCGCAAGAGCGCATAATCTGAGAGAAACGATGCAACAACCTACGGCCCATGCTGAACATTTAGCTATTGAACGGGCAGCCAAAGTAATAGGTAGTTGGCGACTTGAAGATTGTACTTTATATGTCACGTTAGAACCTTGTGTGATGTGTGCAGGCACTATTGTCATGAGTAGAATACCATATATTAAATATGGCGCAGCAGATCCTAAAGGCGGATGTTCAGGCAGTTTAATGAATTTATTGACCCAACCGGACTTTAATCATAGAGCACAAGTAGAGAGTGGACTTTTAGAAGAACAATGTGGTGATTTACTAAGAAACTTCTTTAGAAAGTTAAGAAAAAAGAAAAAATCTGACAAACGGGCTATACTAAATCATGAATCGGATTTGTTAGAATAG
- a CDS encoding HAD family hydrolase, protein MEWILFDKDGTLIEFDKSWEKIGIRLVDKLLDTFPVHDKEVAHRQLGIIDDKIVPDSVMGSGSLGEMIKSFDDVTGQDTSEWTRNTSQELVDSREPENHWVDGVYDTIVALRQDGYKIGIVTSDTKKGVTQFLEATQSKHLFDLVISTETHAEEKPSPKVLDPLFEVYDVKPEHVVIVGDTANDMKTAINAQLGLSIGVLTGIAKREELHEADVIVESASEVKQVLDKQ, encoded by the coding sequence ATGGAATGGATACTGTTTGATAAAGATGGCACGTTAATAGAGTTTGATAAGAGTTGGGAAAAAATTGGTATACGTCTGGTTGATAAATTGTTAGATACATTTCCTGTTCATGATAAAGAAGTAGCGCACAGACAATTAGGAATCATAGATGATAAAATTGTTCCAGATTCTGTGATGGGTTCAGGATCTCTAGGTGAAATGATCAAATCCTTCGATGATGTTACCGGCCAAGACACATCTGAATGGACAAGAAATACGAGTCAAGAGTTAGTGGACTCAAGAGAGCCTGAAAATCATTGGGTAGATGGTGTATACGATACGATTGTAGCTTTACGTCAAGATGGCTATAAAATAGGCATTGTAACAAGTGATACTAAAAAAGGGGTTACCCAATTTTTAGAAGCAACACAATCAAAACATTTATTCGATTTAGTTATTTCAACTGAAACACATGCTGAAGAAAAACCGAGTCCCAAAGTATTAGACCCATTATTCGAAGTCTATGATGTTAAACCAGAACATGTAGTGATTGTAGGGGATACAGCAAATGACATGAAGACTGCAATTAATGCACAATTAGGATTGAGTATTGGTGTCTTAACAGGTATTGCTAAAAGAGAAGAACTTCACGAAGCGGATGTCATCGTTGAAAGTGCGAGTGAAGTTAAACAAGTGCTTGATAAACAATAA
- a CDS encoding deoxynucleoside kinase: protein MNKPFIAIEGPIGVGKSSLAHKLSQSLDFYEEKEIVDENPFLSDFYDDISKWSFQTEMFFLCNRYKQFKDIESLHKGIVSDYHIYKNKIFAKNTLDNHEFNKFSRIYDILTEDLTMPNTIIFLDAELDVLKHRIAKRNRSFEHQIEDDYLLALKHDYHTFYSSLKDSNVQVLHINTSNMDFVNNNKDYQEILTQVKSMIGDK, encoded by the coding sequence ATGAATAAACCATTTATCGCAATTGAAGGTCCAATCGGTGTTGGAAAATCTTCTCTTGCCCACAAATTAAGTCAATCCTTAGATTTTTATGAAGAAAAAGAAATTGTCGATGAAAATCCATTTTTATCTGACTTTTATGATGACATTTCAAAATGGAGTTTCCAAACAGAAATGTTCTTTTTATGTAATAGATACAAACAGTTTAAAGATATCGAGTCACTTCATAAAGGTATAGTAAGTGATTATCACATTTATAAAAATAAAATCTTTGCTAAAAATACATTAGACAATCATGAATTCAATAAATTCTCACGTATATATGACATTTTAACTGAGGATTTAACAATGCCAAATACAATTATCTTTTTAGATGCAGAATTAGATGTATTAAAACATAGAATTGCTAAAAGAAATCGTAGTTTCGAACATCAAATCGAAGATGATTATTTACTGGCTTTGAAACATGATTATCATACATTTTATAGTTCTTTAAAAGATAGTAACGTTCAAGTATTGCACATCAATACGTCAAATATGGATTTTGTCAATAATAACAAAGATTATCAAGAGATACTTACTCAGGTAAAATCAATGATTGGAGATAAATAA
- a CDS encoding Cof-type HAD-IIB family hydrolase, producing the protein MIKLIATDMDGTLLNAAHEISEENQQAIRYAQEQGITVVIATGRAFYEANTPVAETDLKVPYICLNGAEVRDETFNIMSTSHLNHELVHKVTSKLKEEGIYYQIYTNRGIYTEDPQRDLDIYIDIAERAGQKADVEKIKNGIQKRIKNGTLKVVDSYDAIEDIPGELIMKVLAFNPDLGKMDRVGQELATSPNLAISSSSRGNLEITHSDAQKGIALETIAERLGVKMENVMALGDNLNDMSMLERVGYPVAMENAAPEVKAIATYTTDTNENSGVGKAIMKLIDQKK; encoded by the coding sequence ATGATTAAGTTAATAGCAACAGACATGGATGGTACGTTATTAAACGCAGCACACGAAATTTCAGAAGAAAATCAGCAAGCAATTCGATATGCCCAAGAACAAGGTATTACTGTAGTCATAGCGACAGGTAGAGCATTTTATGAAGCTAACACGCCAGTTGCTGAGACAGATTTGAAAGTACCTTATATTTGCTTGAATGGGGCAGAGGTTCGAGATGAAACATTCAATATAATGAGTACCTCTCATTTGAATCATGAATTAGTGCATAAAGTTACTTCAAAATTAAAAGAGGAAGGTATTTATTACCAAATCTATACCAATAGAGGTATTTATACTGAAGATCCACAACGTGATTTGGATATTTATATTGATATCGCTGAGAGAGCAGGTCAAAAAGCAGATGTCGAAAAAATTAAAAATGGTATTCAAAAACGTATTAAGAATGGAACTTTAAAAGTTGTTGATAGCTACGATGCGATAGAGGACATCCCTGGTGAATTAATAATGAAAGTGTTAGCCTTCAATCCTGATTTAGGAAAAATGGATCGTGTTGGACAAGAACTTGCAACGTCACCTAACCTAGCTATATCTTCTTCTTCAAGAGGAAATTTAGAAATTACACATTCAGATGCCCAAAAAGGTATTGCGTTGGAAACAATCGCAGAACGTTTAGGTGTGAAAATGGAAAATGTAATGGCGCTTGGTGACAACTTGAATGATATGTCTATGTTAGAACGTGTTGGCTATCCTGTTGCAATGGAAAATGCCGCACCGGAAGTGAAGGCAATTGCAACATACACTACTGACACTAATGAAAATAGTGGTGTTGGTAAAGCTATAATGAAATTGATTGATCAGAAAAAATAA
- a CDS encoding NADPH-dependent FMN reductase, producing the protein MKGLAIIGSAQLGSHTHALSQYLQGQFEEHGVELEIFELAKNPIHQLDFAGTTQATEEIKNNVDLLQSKAMEADFFILGTPNYHGSFSGILKNALDHLNMDYFKMKPVGLIGNSGGILSSEPLSHLRIIVRSLLGIAVPTQIATHDSDYAKLDDGTLYLEDDEFQLRARLFVDQIVSFVNNSPYDHLK; encoded by the coding sequence ATGAAAGGACTAGCAATTATCGGTAGTGCACAATTAGGATCTCATACACACGCATTGTCCCAATATTTACAAGGTCAATTCGAAGAACATGGTGTAGAGTTGGAAATTTTTGAATTAGCGAAAAATCCTATACATCAACTTGATTTTGCAGGGACAACACAAGCGACTGAAGAGATTAAAAATAATGTTGATTTATTACAAAGTAAGGCTATGGAAGCGGATTTCTTCATATTAGGGACACCTAATTACCACGGTTCATTTTCAGGTATTTTAAAAAACGCATTAGACCACTTGAATATGGATTACTTTAAAATGAAACCTGTTGGATTGATTGGAAATAGTGGTGGTATTTTAAGTTCTGAACCACTATCACATTTAAGAATTATCGTGAGAAGTTTATTAGGCATTGCTGTACCTACGCAAATTGCTACGCATGATAGTGATTACGCTAAATTAGATGATGGCACATTATATTTAGAAGATGATGAATTCCAGTTACGTGCTAGATTATTTGTAGATCAAATTGTATCTTTCGTAAATAATAGTCCATATGACCATTTAAAATAA